Below is a genomic region from Gillisia sp. Hel_I_86.
AGTAGTCCCGTTGGTACTTATTGGCTACGAAGTATATGAAAATTATATGCTTAGCAAGGCTACCCAATGGCTTAAAGACTATAAATGGCCCATATACTGCCTTATCTCAGTGGCTTTTTGGAACTTTCTGGGGGCTGGGATATTCGGTTTCATTATAAATCCACCTATCGCATTGTACTATATGCAAGGATTGAACACTACGGCAGTCCACGCGCATACGGCACTGTTCGGGGTCTATGGGATGTTGGGCATAGGATTGATGCTTTTTGTATTGCGAAGCCTTTATAGGTTTAAAGTTTGGAACAATAAATTACTAAGTTTCAGCTTCTGGTCCATAAACATCGGTTTACTATTAATGGTGTTATTAAGCGTTCTGCCTATTGGGTTACTACAAACAATAGCTAGTGTGAATGAAGGAATGTGGTATGCCCGTTCTGCAGAATTTATGCAGCAACCGGGGATGGATACCCTGAGATGGCTGCGCGTAATAGGTGATACTATATTTGCCATTGGGCTCGTAGCTTTTGTGTGGTTTGTCTTTACCATGAACCGGAATAAAGGAATCCCTATAGAAAAAAGGTAAAAGTTAAAAGAAAAGAAGGGGCGGTTTTAAAATCTAAATTATGCAGGAGAAATCAGGACCTGTAATTTGTTGGATTTAAACTGTCCCTTTTTATATTTACATCGAATAATTCTAATAAACTTGTCTATTTGTGCAGCTCTTAAAAAAACATACCAACATTGCCCTTGCCTATTTTTTGCTGGTGGGTTTAATGGGCGTGTTTTTAAGGCTATTTTATATTCTTCCAATTCCAGCGAATTACAGGTTTATAGTGCATGCCCATTCCCACGTCGCACTTTTGGGCTGGGTATATATTGCTTTGATCACTCTTATTTATAAGCTCTACTTCTCTGAAGTCCAAAAAACCCAACTCTATAAAAGAATTATATGGTTTACCAACATTTGTATCCTAGGAATGTTGCTCAGCTTTCCTTTTCAAGGATATGCTTTGTTTTCCATTGTTTTCTCTACACTTTTTTTATTGGCCACGTATTGGCTAGGATGGTTTTTTTTTAAACATATTCCAAAAAAATTTAAAAATACTCCCTCTTATGTATGCATAAAAGCCTCCATCTGGTATATGCTTTTCTCCAGTATTGGGCCCTGGACAATTGGAGGTATTATGTCTACTTTAGGAAGTACTTCTATCTGGTATAAACTTTCCATTTATTTCTATCTGCATTTTCAATATAACGGCTGGTTTATACTCGCGTTGGTAGGTGTTTTGTTCTATTTACTGGAACTTTTTTCCATAAAAATCGAGCAGAAAAAATTCAAAAACTTTTTTCTTCTGATCAACTTAAGCATTGTCCTCAGCTTTTTCCTTTCGGTTCTATGGACGAAGCCGCCGGCAATATTTTATATTCTAGCTGCTATAGGGGCGACAATCCAAGTAATGGCTTTCCTATATTTTTTCAGGATTGTTCAAAATGCATGGCCGATCCTTAAAAAGAGACTCTCTCCAATTGTTCTAAAACTTTTAAAGCTTAGCGGTCTTTTATTGTTTGTAAAAATTATTTTTCAGCTAATTAGTGCCATCCCCTATTTTGCCAACCTGGCCTTTCATTATAAAGATTTCGTAATTGGTTATTTACACTGGACTTTTCTGGGAGTAGTAAGCCTATGCCTGTTCGCTTTTTTGGAACATTTTAAATTGGTAAGGCTTAATGGATCCATAATGGCACTATATATTATCGGATTCGTCTTTTCTGAATTTCTCATATTTTATAAAGCCATGCAACTCTGGCTAAGATGGCCTGCATTTTCTGAACACCCTATTTTACTGTTGGTAATAAGTGCTCTTATCCCTCTAGCCGTGGGTGCTTTGATGACGAAAAATTTTTACTCAAAAATTAAGGTTTAAACTGGCAGAATTTAAGATTCATGGTTCCCCGAGCCTTAAAGTCATGTTTCATGTAATTCAGAAGAATATCGATCCCTTTTTGATCGGAAAATAATAAATTACTTATTTCCGATAATTTTGTCAGAAATAATAAAATAGTATACCTTTGCCATTATTAAATTCGTTTAAGGATGTTTTCAAAAGCTTGTGAATATGGTATTAAAGCCAGTACATATATAGCCCTGCAGTCACTGGAGGGAAAAAGGATAAGCCTTAAGAAAATTGCAAGTGCGATAGATTCCCCAGTTGCTTTTACCGCTAAGGTTTTACATCAATTAGCAAAACACAATATTTTGATTTCGGTGAAAGGCCCTTCGGGAGGATTTGAGATACCAAAAGAAAAAATAGATTCCATTAAACTTAGTGAAATTGTTTTTGCAATAGATGGGGATTCAATTTACATAGGTTGCGCCTTAGGATTCAATGAATGCAATGCCAGTAAGCCTTGCCCGTTACATGACAAATTTGTGGGTATTCGGGATGAACTTAAAAAAATGCTACGTAATACAAGTCTTTATGAATTGGCAACGGGATTGGAAGTTGGCCTCACTTACTTAAAAAGATAAAAATTTATAAATCTAGAACCGCATGGCAAGCCCGCCTGAATGTTTTAGACAGGTCTGGGGGAATTATATGCTCAATGAGGGATTAAAAAATGATAAAAAAGGCCTTAATATCCATTTTATGAAAATACTTCAATATATAATATTCATATCCACCCTGTTCTTACCGGAGATAATTCATGCCCAAAGCAAAAACATATCTACGGATAGTTGGATGACAAGCCCGGGAATATTAGGTACTTTTATATTGATCACCATTGTTATGGTGGTGGCAATTGCTATTTTTTTGATACGCATAAATTCCTATTTAGATTCAATTAAAAAGAAACAAGAGGTTAAATCCCGAACGGCTTTTGACGATGAGATTATCGCCATGGAAGAGGGGCAAATTGATACTATTCTTGGAAAGAGAAAAGCAGCACTTAACTATAGGCTAAAAGGAAATGAACTAAGTGGAGAAAATGAGGTATACGATAAAAAAGGATTGATCCAAAAAATCACTAACGATCCCAATAATGCATATTTCGATGAAAAGAAAAAAACTTCACTTAGTCTAGAAACCCCGGAACCCCTCAAGAAAATTGTTATTTATTACATTGGAGCAGCTATTGGCTGGCTGGTATTGGGAACTTTAATAGGACAATATTTGGGGATGAAATTTATTTGGCCCCAAATGGATAACCAATCCTGGCTTTCTTTTGGCAGATTACGCCCTGTACATACCAATATGGTATTTTGGGGCTGGTCTTCCCTGGCCATGATAGGACTGGGCTATTTTGTGATTGCCCGTACCTCCAATACTATAATATATAGCTATAAATGGGCATGGCGAGCTTGGGCGCTTATTAATTCCACAATAATATTGGGAAGCATTTTTCTAATGGCGGGTATAAATAATGGAGGCGGTGAATATCGTGAATATATTTGGCCGGTAATGCTGCTCTTTGCCATTGCTCTTGTAATCACTTTTTTTAACTTCTACAGAACGGTTGCAAATAGAAAAATTTCAGAAATATACATCTCCAACTGGTTTATTCTCGCTTCCTTAATATGGACTATTGTACTGGCCATTATAGGATATTTGCCCTTTTATCAGGATGGTTTGGGAGAAACCGTGATTCAAGGATATTATATGCACCAAGGCGTAGGAATGTGGTTCATGACTTTTACTCTAGGGCTGGTATATTACTATCTACCTTCTGCCTTGAACAAGCCTATTTATTCTTATTCCTTAGGGGTTTTGGCTTTTTGGACCCAAATGCTTTTTTATACGATGATTGGGACGCATCATTTTGTATTTAGCCCCCTGCCCTGGTGGTTGCAAACAACCGCCATAGTATTTAGCGCTGGAATGTTTATTCCTGTTGTTGCGGGGACCACAAATTTTTTCATGACGATGAAGGGAAGCTGGAGCCATATTTCCAAGAGTTATGTGTTGCCCTTTTTTCTGGTTGGAACCCTATTTTATTTTGTAGGCTCCACTCAAGGGAGCTTGCAGGCTTTTCGTTTTACCAATTACGTTTGGCATTTTACCGATTTTAATGTGGCTCACTCCCATATGACCATGTATGGTATAATTGCATTTTTTTTATGGGCGGCAATTTATGCCATTCTCCCAAAATTAACAGGCAAAGAACCACCTCAGGTACTAGTAGGCGCCCACTTTTGGATGGCATTTATAGGTCTTTTTGCATATATGGTTTCTCTTATGGCGGGTGGTACCTATAGAGGACTAAGCTGGATAGAAGGCAATGCTTTTATAGAGTCTGTAATATTGATGAAACCCTACTGGGTTTGGCGTGCAATTGGAGGCTCGCTCATGTTTGCTTCTCATCTTGTTTTTGCCTATAATTTCTATTATATAATCAAAGACCGAAAAACAGTTCCAGTACTTAAAAAAGATGGAGCGGTAGAAGAAATTACTGTTTAATATAATTTTTAAAAATGCTCAATTTCCATAAAGAACATAAAAACTTAGTGCTCACAGCCCTTATAATATTTGTGGCCTTAAGTATTCTTGTAGCAATAGTACCCGCTTTTCAAATGCAGGCTACGGTGCCCATACCTTCTCAAGAACCATTGACACCCCAAGAAAAAAAAGGACTGCGGGTGTATGTTTCAGAAAATTGTGCTGCCTGCCATACACAACAGGTCCGTGGTATAGCGATGGATGATATGTGGGGCGACAGGCCTTCCCTCCCTTCAGATTATTTTTACAGTAAACAACGTTTGGATGTATGGAGACAATCCCCTTCCCTTTTGGGCAGTGAGCGCACAGGTCCCGATTTAACCAATATTGGTGCAAGGCAACCTAGTGAGGATTGGCATTTAATGCATTTATATAATCCTCGTTCGGTAGTTTCAGAATCTATAATGCCATCCTATTCCTGGCTGTTCAAAGAAATGGATAGTACGGCAGTTACCCAAGATGATGTGATAATCCCTATCCCAAAAGAATTTTATAATAAGCCCGGTAAAAAAGTTGTGGCGACCCAAGAAGCTTTGCAATTGGTAGCCTATTTAAAATCATTAAAACAAACCAAATTGCCCGATGGAAGTGCCCCATTATTTATTCCGGCTTTAGAGAAAATTCAAACAGGAAATACGGAAGGCAGCAATAACAATGCTGGCCTTAGCGGTGAAAAATTATATAATACCAGCTGTGTTGCCTGCCATCAGGCAAATGGAAAAGGAATTCCAGGGGCCTTTCCTTCTCTGGTTGGAAGCGGATTTGTAAATGATGAAAATCCTGAAATGCTTATTAAAATTATCCTCCAGGGATATGATGCAAGAAGTGAATTTGGAGTGATGCCCCCTTTTGCCGATCAACTTTCCGATGCCGAAATCGCGGCCATTGCAACCCACGAGCGGACTAGCTGGGGTAATGATGCTCCTGCTGTTAAAGAAGAAGATGTGAAGAAAATAAGGGACTACATCAATAATGAATTAAACCAATAAAAAAAATGAAAAAGATCACAATCCTATTAACAGCAGTCTTTTTATTGAGTTTCGATTTTGCCATTGCTTGTGAGCTTTGTAAAAAAAATCAGCCCAAAGGCTTTGAGAATATTACCCATGGTGCCGGCCCATCAGGAACATTGGATTATATAATCATTTGGTCTGCAATTATCATTGTGGGGATTACCTTGTTTCTAAGCCTCAAATATCTCATAAAACCAAAAGAGAACAATCTGGGGCATATTAAAAACATTGTGAAAAACGAAGGATTTTAAAGATGGAAGACAATAGGATCATAAAAGTATTTTTGGATGATGACCCAAAACCTTTTGCGGCTTTTGCACCACCGGTGAAAATTGTATTTGACAGCACAAAAATACCCGATGGCAAGCATACATTAAAAATCGTGGCCAAATCCTCCAACGGGGTTGAGGGGGTTCGGGAAATCCCTTTTGTAGTGCGAAATGGCCCGGCAATATCTGTAGTGGGCTTAAAAGAGAATGAAATAATAGACACTCAAATCCCCATTACCATTAATGCCTATGGGAGCGAGACCAACGATTTTTTTGTGATTAGGGGCTCTGAAACACCAAAAGCAATTCCTGCTTGGGTGTGGGCATTACTTATCATATTTGTAGCTTTCGGAGTATTCTATATAATCATGTATTGGAGCCCGGAACTCTATAAATCATTTTTTTAGCTGTTATTGACCCTCATGGCTAATCGAAAATCTTGAGCAAGTCTCAAAAGACACCTCTGAATAGGAAATAAAATTAAAGATTTATGCAGAAAGAAATTTTAAATATTAACGATATTAAACAACTGGTAGATGCCTTCTATGCCAAAGTACAGCAAGATGAGCTGCTAGCAGACATTTTTAATAACGTGATCCAAGATAATTGGCCAAAACATTTGGAGAAAATGTACAGTTTCTGGCAGACGGTTCTTTTAGAAGAACATACTTATTATGGCGCTCCTTTTATGCCTCACATGAACTTGCCTGTGAGCAAAAAACATTTTGACAGGTGGTTGGAATTATTTTATGAAACCCTGGATGAGCTATTTGAGGGGGAAAAAGCCGAAGAAGCCCGATGGCGCGCAAATAAAATGGCAGAGATGTTTCAGCTTAAAATTGCGCATTATCAAAAAACCAATTCCAAACCTTTGATATAAGCCTGTAAAATTATTTCTTTAAAACTTCAGAAGAAAAAAATTAAAACTTAATCATGTCGCATTTACATCAAAAAATAGCAAAAAAATATAGCGATTTAGGAGAAAATCCTGATACGCATTTGGAGGGGCTTTTACATTCCAAACCCATCAATTATTGGGATTATATTGGGGTGGAAACACTTTTGTCCCTGCAAAGACCCCGTACGGATTTTAAAGATGAAGCAATCTTTATTATGTACCATCAAATGACAGAATTACTTTTAAAAATGCTGTTTCATGAAATTAAACAGTTGGTGGAAGCTGAAAGTTTTTCCGAAGAAATGTGGTTGGACAAAATCAACAGGATGAACCGCTATGCAAGTATGCTCATCAACTCTTTTGATATTATGAAAGATGGAATGGACTATGATGATTATAACCAATTTAGAAAAACCCTGGCCCCCGCTAGCGGATTCCAAAGTGTACAGTTTAGATACATAGAAATTTATTGTACAAGGTTGGAAAACTTGGTAAACCAAAAAGGCAAAAAACAGTTGCCTCCCACCCCTTCCATAGAAGATTATTTTGAAAATATTTACTGGAAGGAAGCTGGCATTAACAAGAAGACAGGTACTAAAACCCTCACCATGCTTCAGTTTGAAGAAAAATATCTCGATACTTTAATAATATTAGCTAAAAAAGTACAGGGCAAGACCTTAGAAGAAAAATTTCTTGTTCTAAAAAATCCTTCTGAAGCATTACAAAAAAAATTATTGGAATTCGATATCCTTTATAACGTGAAGTGGCCACTGGTACACCTTAACACGGCAGAACATTATCTGGACAAAAAAGGTGAAAATAAAGCAGCCACCGGAGGTTCCGAATGGAAAAAATATTTGCACCCTAAATTTCAGCAGCGAAAATTCTTCCCTTCGTTGTGGACAGAAAAAGATTCGTTAGAGGAAGATAATATATAGATATGGAAAAAATACAAAAACCCGAATTAACGCCCTTGGATATAGGAGACTCCTTAAAAACATTACAGGTAACCGCTTTGGCTGGAATGAGAATGCCACCCCACTATACCACCAAAGAGGCTGTAATTGTTGTTCACCAAGGCGAGGCTCTTTTAAAAATGCCAAATGTAGACCATAGGCTAAAACAGGGAGCTGTTTTTATTGTTCCGGCCGGGGTGGAACACACCTTGGAAATTATAAAGGATTTTAAAGCCGTTGTTATCATGGGAGCAGACTCTGACATAAACTTTAAATAAGGAAGTTGATAAGAAATCTAAAAAATTGATATATGAATTTCTAAAAAAATAGAACTCTAAAGACTGAATCATGAGCAAGAAATTAAAAATCAAGACAAAGCGGGTTTATGACGAAGTATCAAATAACGATGGCTACCGGATACTGGTGGATAAAATCTGGCCGCGGGGCGTATCAAAAGAAAATGCAAAATTAGATGAATGGAATAAAAATCTGGCGCCTTCAGACGAACTTAGAAAATGGTTTGATCATGACCCTAATAAATTCAAGGAATTTAATCAGCGTTACAAAAAAGAGCTAAAAGATAAACAAGAAGATTTGGAACGTATTAAAGAAATCGCACAAGATAAACAGGTTTGTCTTTTATACGGTGCCAAAGATAAAGAACATAATCAGGCAGCAGTTTTGAAAGAAATATTGAAATCTCAATCAAGAACCTCGGGGCAAGTCCACGAGGTATACATTGGAGACCATTTTTAAAAATTCGAGGCAAGCCTCGGGGAATTAAACCCTCGATGAAGGATTAAATTATAACAAAAAAAATATAAACAATAAAAAACCACCGTTAAAGACGATGGCGTTGATTTTCAGATTAGCCCTAAAGGGGCATAAGACTCATCAGTGATGTTCTTGATATTTTACATACCGTTTTATCATATCCTCCTCTAACCCTACTGTGCTCACAAAATAGCCTCTGGACTAAAAATGATTGCCCCACTAGGGCTTTTGTTTCAAACTTGGATAAGTTTTGAAAAGTTTTATTGCAATCTTTCCTTTCAAAAACCCCATGTATTCCGATATTGAAACTTTTGGAGGAACCGAACAAACTAGATGAACGTCGTCTTTTTGCATATTCATTTCTAACACCATTACATCTTTCCATGTACTAATTACTTGCAAATCATGCTCAACTAATGATTGGACCATGCCTTCAAGTATCTGAAAGCTATACTTGGGTGTGACCACCATGTGGTAGTCACATTTGTAATACATATGTGTTAATTTTCTATATTTGCTCATCTTAAAAAGTTTTAGATGGGCAAACCTAAAAAATGGCAAAGCCTTTATAACATGGCCACCGTCAAAGACGCTGGTTTTTCAATGATAAGTAAAGAACATTTTCAGTGAATTTATCACAGGGTTCTATTTATCGTCCTTCGGAAGGAAAAATTAAAACAATAAATATGAATAAATTTTAATCCAGATTTGATAAATTCCAATTTATCTCTTAATTTTAGTTTTTTCAAATCAAGAACCTAGGGACAAGCCCACGAGGTATGCATTGAAAACTATTTTTAAAAAATTCGAGGCAAGCCTCGGGGAATTAAACCCTCGATGAGGGATTAAAAAAGTCAAAATAAAAACATTTTATGTGGCACTATCTACTCCTGTTCTTTATGCTGCTCTTTACCGCTGGTTTTGCGGGTTGTTTGTATTTAGTTAAAAAATCCACGGGAAAAACCCTGGATGAACCGGGAAAAGACGTTCCTGCCGAAAGCGGGCACTTGGCGCCCAAACCTGCCTGGGGCCGCTACCATATCCACTATTACGGCTACGCGCTCATGTTCCTGGCCTTTGATATGGAGATGGCCTATATGTACCCTTGGGCAGTAGTTTATAAAGAACTCGGCTTAACGGCCCTTTTGGATATGGGAGTGTTCCTGCTCATCCTCTTTTTGGGGTTGCTTTATACATGGAGCCAGGGAGGCTTAAAAAGACAATAATGGTAAAACTTGGCACATATTCGGCAAGAAATGGGAAAGCGGGCTTTTTCGGTTCTTCTACGTTTAAACTGCAAAAAGTATTCCCTGTTCCAGGGATAGAAGTTTTGCTGAAAAAGGGTTTTGATCCTTTCCAACCTAATATCGAGATCGTGGATACCCCCAGGCACGCCAATGTATTACTAATGTGCGGACCACTAACCGAAACTGCTGAAAAAGCTGCGACAGTGGTCTTTGCTCAAATGCCCCGTCCACGGATGCTGGTTTCCCTGGATATGGAAAAAACCCATTTTCTCCCTAAACCAGATGCAGCAATCAATACTGAAGATTTAAAAAATTTAGCCAAAGCATTACCTGCTGCCGTTATTTATGCTGAAAACGCCACTGCCTTTGAACCTGCTTTTTTAATTGAAGCATTGTCCGAAGATGAAGGAAAGGGCGGTCACCACCACCACGGCTCCCATGAACACCACGAAGAACAGCACGGGCACCACCATGGGGATGGCCATCACAAAAACAAAGCGAATCACGGGCATGAACATGAAAACCCAGAAGATCGGCAAGGTCATCAGGAACATGAAGGTCATCACGGCCACGAAGCCCACCACGATCATAAAGAACAAAAGCATAAAGATCAAGGGCAGGACCATGGGGAGCACCATCCTGGTTCGCATGAACACCACGAAGATGAAGGAAACGGCGGCCGCCACCATAGGGATGGTGGCCATCACGAAAACAAAGCACATTACGGGCATGAACATGAAAACCCAGAAGATCGGCAAGGTCATCAGGGACATGAAGGTCATCACGGCCACGAGGCCCACCACGATCATAAAGAACAAAAGCATAAAGATCAAGGGCAGGACCATGGGGAGCACCACCATGGTTCGCATGAACACCACGGAGATGAAGGAAAGGGCGGCCACCACCACTCCCATGAACACCACGGGCACCACCATAGGGATCGTGGCCATCACGAAAACAAAGCGCATCCCGGGCATGAACATGAAGCCCACCACGATCATAAAGAACATGAGGAGCATGCGCATAGCGGTCATCCCCATAAAGCTATCGAGCATGACCACGGCAGTGGTCACGACCACGAGGGGGACGATCACGGGGGTGGGGGTTTCATGTCCATGGTAATGATGACCAAAGATCAGCCCCGCGGGACCGATGGCCTGCAAATGGACCGTAACCAAGTACGTTTTGGGCCCTTCCATCCCGGATTGCCCGGGGGCCTGCAGGTAAAAATGACCCTAGCCGGCGATACAGTAGCGCAAGCCGAAGTGGAAAATGGCCTTTTTGATACACATGCATTTCAGGATTTTCCGGAAGAGCCCAAAGATTTTCCCGGTTGGCTGGCTGGATTTGATCCTTTTCAAACCGAAACTTATCGCCAACTCGCATCCCTGACCCTGGCCCGCGCTACCGGGGGTAACTTTCCCTTAGATATCAAAAAACTGGAGCAGGAGCGTGTACAAAACCTGCTGTTGTGGCTTTTGAAATTTCAGAAAATCCTGGGCGATCGGGAAATGGAACGTCAGGTATTTCAGCTTTGGCAGGATTTTCAGCAAAAAAGACTTTCCCCCGAAAAATTTGCCTCTTTTAGGAAAAAAATAGAACATCGCTGGTACCTTAAGCCCCGCTTGCAGTATCTGGGAAGGCTTCCGGATAAAATACTGCAGCATTTCAGCGGGCCTTTGGCCAAAGCGGCGGGCAATGCTTCAGATGCACGGGAAAGTTTGAACGAATATGGAAATTTTAAAAGTTTCCAGTTGAAAGAAAACAACGTCTGGGGCTGGCTATTAACAAGACTGGAAGAAATACACCAAAGTCTCCAAATTTTAGTGGAAGTCACTTCTACAGAAAAAAAAGATGAACTGAACGAAATGCATAAACTGAATTTTTCCGGCATACAAAATACGTGTGTAAAGCTGGAAACTTCTCGTGGCACAATGGTTTTAAAACTGGAAATGAAAGACGGGAAAATCAAAAAAATGGATTTAAAACAACCTTCCATAGCCCTAGCTGAGGCGGTACCGCAGCTTGTAAAAAATCATGAACTGGCCGATGCCCTCACCGCCATTGCGGCACTGGACATTTCGCCTTGGGAAATTAGCGTATAATGATCTGGACTATCACTACATTAATTACTTTGGCAAGCCTTTACGGCATCGCGGTTTTGGAACGCTGGTCGGTTTACCATAATTGGGATTTTACCTACCCTTTTAAAGCTTTTTCGGGCATGTTTGTACAGGAAGATATCATCCCGCGCAAACACGACCCCACTTTTTTTGAAACTGCACCTATCTTGTTTATCGGCGCCGCATTCCTAACTATAGGGGTTTTGCCTTTTGCCGCCGGTACCGTTCTGGCAGGGATCGCTACGGGTGCACTTTTTGTGAACGCTGCCCTGGCCTACATCATGATCGCACTGCTGATGGCCGGCTGGGCGCCAAACGGTGTTTATGCCATGGTGGGGGGCTGGCGGTTTCTGGGGCAGCTCATTGCCTATGCCATGCCTATCGTGATGACGATCTCCGCCACAGTAATGCGCGCAGAATCCATGGATATGCTCAAAATAGTAGAATCACAGACCGGGTTATGGAACATCATCTATCAGCCGTTGGGTTTTATCCTGTTTTATGCTGCGTCCATGGCGCTGGCGTTTTTACCGCCTTTTGATTTGCCGCAGGGCGGGGGCGAACTCGCAGGTGGTGTTTTTGCCGAATATACCGGGAAGCGCCTGTTGCTTTTCCGCTTGGGTCGGTTAGTGCTTATTTTTAGCCTTTCCTTGGCGATCACCAATTTTTATCTGGGCGGCTGGCACGGGCCACTCCTGCCAGGCATTATCTGGACGTTTCTTAAAACCATACTGGTGGCAGCTTCCTTGTTTTGGGCAGGAGGTTTTATGCCCCGGCTACGGCATGACCATACGCTGGAATGGGGCTGGAAATACGCCACCCCGGCAGCCCTACTCAATATATTATGGGTTGGGGTGCTGTTACTGTTGTGAAAAGAGGAAATGGAAAAAAAGAAGAAAAAGGAGAAATGAATATGAGCAGAAAGCCGAAAAAATGAACTGGGAAAAAGGAAGAGTACGGTTTCCCACTTAACCAATTAACGAATTGCAGGTCACGAATCACAAATTAACCTAATTGCCAACAGAGATAAAAAAAGGAATATATGGTCATCACAAAAATCATTTTTTTAACAGTCTTTGGACTTGCCGCTATCTGGTTTGGCTGGCGGGTCTTCATGACCAGCAGTATGGTGCGTTCGGCCTTGTCGTTGCTGGCTTGCCTAACTATTTTGGGATTGATGTTTTTTGTAATGCAGGCAGAGTTCCTTGCGGTGCTGCAGGTAATGATGATGGCCACCGAAATGGCCATCATGGCCATTTTTATGATGATGTTCATGATGGATCCCGGTGGCATGGGCGCGATGGAAATGACCCACCAAAAAAAACTATCTATCGTCCTGGGAACGGTTGCAGGTGCTGGCATCATCTTCGCCATAGGTTTTGCCAACTGGGGCGAAATAGCAAAGGTTGTATCTGATGCCGAACAACAAAACCG
It encodes:
- a CDS encoding RrF2 family transcriptional regulator — protein: MFSKACEYGIKASTYIALQSLEGKRISLKKIASAIDSPVAFTAKVLHQLAKHNILISVKGPSGGFEIPKEKIDSIKLSEIVFAIDGDSIYIGCALGFNECNASKPCPLHDKFVGIRDELKKMLRNTSLYELATGLEVGLTYLKR
- a CDS encoding cbb3-type cytochrome c oxidase subunit I — protein: MKILQYIIFISTLFLPEIIHAQSKNISTDSWMTSPGILGTFILITIVMVVAIAIFLIRINSYLDSIKKKQEVKSRTAFDDEIIAMEEGQIDTILGKRKAALNYRLKGNELSGENEVYDKKGLIQKITNDPNNAYFDEKKKTSLSLETPEPLKKIVIYYIGAAIGWLVLGTLIGQYLGMKFIWPQMDNQSWLSFGRLRPVHTNMVFWGWSSLAMIGLGYFVIARTSNTIIYSYKWAWRAWALINSTIILGSIFLMAGINNGGGEYREYIWPVMLLFAIALVITFFNFYRTVANRKISEIYISNWFILASLIWTIVLAIIGYLPFYQDGLGETVIQGYYMHQGVGMWFMTFTLGLVYYYLPSALNKPIYSYSLGVLAFWTQMLFYTMIGTHHFVFSPLPWWLQTTAIVFSAGMFIPVVAGTTNFFMTMKGSWSHISKSYVLPFFLVGTLFYFVGSTQGSLQAFRFTNYVWHFTDFNVAHSHMTMYGIIAFFLWAAIYAILPKLTGKEPPQVLVGAHFWMAFIGLFAYMVSLMAGGTYRGLSWIEGNAFIESVILMKPYWVWRAIGGSLMFASHLVFAYNFYYIIKDRKTVPVLKKDGAVEEITV
- a CDS encoding cbb3-type cytochrome c oxidase subunit II, with protein sequence MLNFHKEHKNLVLTALIIFVALSILVAIVPAFQMQATVPIPSQEPLTPQEKKGLRVYVSENCAACHTQQVRGIAMDDMWGDRPSLPSDYFYSKQRLDVWRQSPSLLGSERTGPDLTNIGARQPSEDWHLMHLYNPRSVVSESIMPSYSWLFKEMDSTAVTQDDVIIPIPKEFYNKPGKKVVATQEALQLVAYLKSLKQTKLPDGSAPLFIPALEKIQTGNTEGSNNNAGLSGEKLYNTSCVACHQANGKGIPGAFPSLVGSGFVNDENPEMLIKIILQGYDARSEFGVMPPFADQLSDAEIAAIATHERTSWGNDAPAVKEEDVKKIRDYINNELNQ
- a CDS encoding cytochrome C, translated to MEDNRIIKVFLDDDPKPFAAFAPPVKIVFDSTKIPDGKHTLKIVAKSSNGVEGVREIPFVVRNGPAISVVGLKENEIIDTQIPITINAYGSETNDFFVIRGSETPKAIPAWVWALLIIFVAFGVFYIIMYWSPELYKSFF
- a CDS encoding group III truncated hemoglobin, with amino-acid sequence MQKEILNINDIKQLVDAFYAKVQQDELLADIFNNVIQDNWPKHLEKMYSFWQTVLLEEHTYYGAPFMPHMNLPVSKKHFDRWLELFYETLDELFEGEKAEEARWRANKMAEMFQLKIAHYQKTNSKPLI
- a CDS encoding tryptophan 2,3-dioxygenase family protein, with the translated sequence MSHLHQKIAKKYSDLGENPDTHLEGLLHSKPINYWDYIGVETLLSLQRPRTDFKDEAIFIMYHQMTELLLKMLFHEIKQLVEAESFSEEMWLDKINRMNRYASMLINSFDIMKDGMDYDDYNQFRKTLAPASGFQSVQFRYIEIYCTRLENLVNQKGKKQLPPTPSIEDYFENIYWKEAGINKKTGTKTLTMLQFEEKYLDTLIILAKKVQGKTLEEKFLVLKNPSEALQKKLLEFDILYNVKWPLVHLNTAEHYLDKKGENKAATGGSEWKKYLHPKFQQRKFFPSLWTEKDSLEEDNI
- a CDS encoding cupin domain-containing protein; amino-acid sequence: MEKIQKPELTPLDIGDSLKTLQVTALAGMRMPPHYTTKEAVIVVHQGEALLKMPNVDHRLKQGAVFIVPAGVEHTLEIIKDFKAVVIMGADSDINFK
- a CDS encoding DUF488 domain-containing protein, whose amino-acid sequence is MSKKLKIKTKRVYDEVSNNDGYRILVDKIWPRGVSKENAKLDEWNKNLAPSDELRKWFDHDPNKFKEFNQRYKKELKDKQEDLERIKEIAQDKQVCLLYGAKDKEHNQAAVLKEILKSQSRTSGQVHEVYIGDHF
- a CDS encoding NADH-quinone oxidoreductase subunit A, which translates into the protein MWHYLLLFFMLLFTAGFAGCLYLVKKSTGKTLDEPGKDVPAESGHLAPKPAWGRYHIHYYGYALMFLAFDMEMAYMYPWAVVYKELGLTALLDMGVFLLILFLGLLYTWSQGGLKRQ